A genomic stretch from Erigeron canadensis isolate Cc75 chromosome 9, C_canadensis_v1, whole genome shotgun sequence includes:
- the LOC122580844 gene encoding translocator protein homolog — protein sequence MDSTTQELKQRVKDQQPTPQDNDINTKTRTQKSQPSSIPRRGMRSLAIGIMVPLILTLANVALFGWNRAYRAIDKPFWVPPLWALHLTCISSSFVMGLSAWLVWAEGGFHENPSAMGVYLSQLGLSLAWDPVFFKMEAARTGLFVCLGHFTSLFYCYKMFGRVNRTAGDLVKLCLVWSSFLTLVNLYFVV from the coding sequence ATGGACTCTACAACCCAAGAGCTAAAACAAAGAGTAAAAGACCAACAACCAACACCACAAGACAATGACATCAACACCAAAACAAGAACCCAAAAATCACAACCCTCGTCGATACCACGACGAGGCATGCGGTCACTCGCAATAGGAATCATGGTCCCATTGATTCTAACCTTGGCCAACGTGGCTCTTTTTGGGTGGAACCGAGCTTACAGGGCTATTGATAAGCCCTTTTGGGTTCCACCCTTGTGGGCTTTGCATTTAACATGTATATCTTCATCTTTTGTTATGGGCTTGTCAGCTTGGTTAGTTTGGGCCGAAGGTGGGTTTCATGAAAACCCAAGTGCAATGGGGGTTTATTTGAGCCAACTTGGGTTAAGTTTGGCTTGGGACCCGGTTTTTTTCAAAATGGAAGCGGCCCGAACCGGGTTGTTTGTGTGTTTGGGTCATTTTactagtttgttttattgttacAAGATGTTTGGACGAGTGAACCGGACTGCTGGTGATTTGGTTAAACTTTGTTTGGTTTGGTCTAGTTTTTTAACACTTGTAAACTtgtattttgttgtttaa